Proteins encoded by one window of bacterium:
- a CDS encoding GAF domain-containing sensor histidine kinase — protein MPSFVLELAADLLSMTLVVYLTGGLKSNYFTLYLMYCVAAGMFYNYQVAIVAGILALLFYGTLGLSLELGWLRPFEYNFEAAGWFGREGFLKYANYLLLLIFLPIVVYAVKISNFFSRLKERALEQRNKQLIALNRISSTIRRMMSSEEVIQQVLAGVVEGLGYDVCLLVMPDRREPTIGFFIPQHNPLIEQIEARTGFRLAEMKLYPGNPNSILTAIKRNRVVFRQELSELVKGVGPAWSKELADAVQAEMGFKKFVIMPLVAERRVIGALIGISKDEFVDESRIGVLENFSNQAALAIESAQLFEEIKNKNFELERANRIKSEFLAIMSHELRTPLTAIIGFSELLMEEVMGELNAEQKDSLREVINNGEHLLHLINSILDLAKVEAGKMELNLEDFSLEDLLQDVAATVSPLLKKKRQHFELKVESPLPILHADSRKVRQILLNLLSNAIKFTPEEGRIRLWARYSPNIPEGLPEGSALQANPKGYFSLCVEDSGIGMDAKDLKSIFNVFEQVDSSFTRRYQGTGLGLALTKQFIEMHQGLIWVESERDKGSRFSMVLPAMAHRPVLAPRDSRNGESIMLGAKQLVEGL, from the coding sequence ATGCCGAGCTTCGTCCTCGAGCTGGCCGCCGACCTGCTCAGCATGACCTTGGTCGTCTACCTGACCGGCGGGCTCAAGAGCAATTACTTCACCCTCTACCTGATGTACTGCGTCGCCGCCGGCATGTTTTACAACTATCAGGTCGCGATCGTCGCCGGCATCCTCGCGCTGCTTTTCTACGGGACCTTGGGCTTGAGCCTCGAGCTGGGCTGGCTCAGGCCCTTCGAATACAACTTCGAGGCCGCCGGCTGGTTCGGCCGGGAGGGCTTCCTCAAGTACGCCAACTACCTACTGCTGCTGATCTTCCTGCCGATCGTGGTTTACGCGGTGAAGATCTCCAACTTTTTCTCGCGTCTCAAAGAAAGGGCGCTGGAGCAGCGCAACAAGCAGCTCATCGCCTTGAACCGGATCTCCTCGACCATTCGGCGGATGATGTCCTCGGAAGAGGTCATCCAGCAGGTCTTGGCCGGGGTGGTCGAAGGCCTGGGCTATGACGTTTGCCTACTGGTGATGCCGGACCGCCGCGAGCCGACCATCGGTTTCTTCATTCCCCAGCACAATCCGCTGATCGAGCAGATCGAGGCCCGGACCGGATTCCGGCTGGCCGAGATGAAGCTCTATCCGGGCAATCCCAACAGCATCTTGACCGCGATCAAGCGCAACCGGGTGGTTTTCCGGCAGGAGCTCTCGGAATTGGTCAAGGGCGTCGGTCCGGCCTGGTCCAAGGAGCTGGCCGACGCGGTCCAGGCCGAGATGGGCTTCAAGAAATTCGTCATCATGCCGCTGGTCGCCGAGCGCCGGGTCATCGGCGCCCTGATCGGCATCTCCAAGGACGAGTTCGTCGACGAGTCGCGGATCGGGGTGCTCGAAAACTTCTCCAACCAGGCCGCGCTGGCCATCGAAAGCGCCCAGCTCTTCGAGGAGATCAAGAACAAGAACTTCGAGCTGGAGCGGGCCAACCGGATCAAGAGCGAGTTTTTGGCCATCATGAGCCATGAGCTGCGGACCCCGCTGACCGCGATCATCGGCTTTTCCGAGCTGCTGATGGAGGAGGTGATGGGCGAGCTCAACGCCGAGCAGAAGGACAGCCTCCGCGAGGTCATCAACAACGGCGAGCACCTCCTTCATCTGATCAACAGCATCCTCGACCTGGCCAAGGTCGAGGCCGGCAAGATGGAGCTGAACCTCGAGGACTTCAGCCTCGAGGACCTCCTGCAAGATGTCGCGGCCACCGTTTCGCCCCTGCTCAAGAAGAAACGCCAGCACTTCGAGCTGAAGGTCGAGAGCCCTTTGCCCATTCTCCACGCCGATTCCCGGAAGGTGAGGCAGATCCTGCTCAACCTGCTTTCCAACGCGATCAAGTTCACGCCCGAGGAGGGCCGGATCCGCCTTTGGGCCCGTTACAGCCCGAATATCCCGGAAGGCCTGCCCGAGGGCAGCGCACTTCAGGCCAACCCCAAAGGTTATTTCAGCCTCTGCGTCGAGGACAGCGGTATCGGCATGGATGCCAAGGACTTGAAGTCGATCTTCAACGTCTTCGAGCAGGTCGACAGCTCTTTCACCCGGCGCTACCAGGGCACCGGCCTGGGCTTGGCCCTCACCAAGCAATTCATCGAGATGCACCAGGGACTGATCTGGGTCGAAAGCGAGCGCGACAAGGGGTCGCGTTTCTCCATGGTCTTGCCGGCGATGGCGCATCGTCCGGTGCTGGCGCCACGGGACAGTCGCAACGGCGAGTCGATCATGCTCGGCGCGAAGCAATTGGTGGAGGGGTTGTAG
- the greB gene encoding transcription elongation factor GreB, translating to MSKAFVKEPGEGGDDSEEEIDPNPVPRGERNYMTPAGAARLQAELHDLLHKQRPEITAVVSWAAGNGDRSENADYLYGKRRLREIDRRIRFLTKRLESAEVVDPVKVVSDRVFFGATVTVEDEDGKRNTYSIVGIDEADPGRGKISWISPLTRALLKAKVGDLVALRTPKGVRELEVLAIEYREIL from the coding sequence ATGAGCAAGGCCTTTGTCAAAGAGCCGGGTGAGGGCGGCGACGATTCCGAAGAGGAAATCGATCCCAATCCGGTGCCCCGCGGCGAGAGGAACTACATGACGCCGGCCGGAGCCGCCCGGCTTCAGGCCGAATTGCACGACCTCCTGCACAAACAACGTCCCGAGATCACCGCGGTCGTCTCTTGGGCGGCCGGCAACGGCGACCGTTCGGAGAATGCCGATTACCTTTACGGGAAGCGACGATTGCGGGAGATCGACCGCCGGATCCGCTTCCTGACCAAGCGCCTGGAGTCGGCCGAGGTCGTCGATCCGGTGAAGGTCGTCTCGGACCGGGTCTTCTTCGGCGCCACCGTCACCGTCGAGGACGAGGATGGGAAGCGCAACACTTACTCGATCGTCGGCATCGATGAGGCCGATCCCGGGCGGGGCAAGATTTCTTGGATCTCGCCGCTTACTCGGGCTTTGCTCAAGGCCAAGGTTGGGGACTTGGTGGCCTTGCGTACGCCGAAGGGTGTTCGCGAGCTGGAAGTCCTGGCGATCGAATACCGCGAAATTTTGTAG
- a CDS encoding DNA-3-methyladenine glycosylase I: MRCGWAGQDPVYIAYHDTEWGVPVRDDRKLFEFLILEGAQAGLSWITILKRRENYRQAFAGFDPEKVARFGKRDIARLLKDEGIIRNRLKIESAVKNAQAFLKVQEEFGNFSDYHWGFVDGKPLVNRFKSMKEVPAKTPLSDAFSKDLKRRGFSFVGSTIIYAHMQAVGMVNDHVLACFRHRELSR; encoded by the coding sequence ATTCGTTGCGGCTGGGCCGGCCAAGATCCGGTTTACATCGCCTACCATGACACCGAATGGGGCGTGCCGGTCCGCGACGACCGCAAGCTCTTCGAATTCCTGATCTTGGAGGGCGCCCAAGCCGGCTTGAGCTGGATCACCATCCTCAAGCGGCGCGAGAACTACCGCCAAGCCTTCGCCGGCTTCGATCCGGAGAAGGTCGCCCGCTTCGGCAAGCGCGACATCGCCCGGCTGCTGAAGGACGAAGGCATCATCCGCAACCGGCTCAAGATCGAAAGTGCGGTCAAAAATGCCCAGGCCTTTCTCAAGGTCCAGGAGGAGTTCGGAAATTTTTCGGATTATCATTGGGGCTTCGTCGACGGAAAGCCCCTCGTGAACCGCTTCAAGTCGATGAAAGAGGTGCCGGCCAAGACCCCGCTCTCCGACGCCTTCAGCAAGGACCTGAAGCGCCGCGGCTTCAGCTTCGTCGGCTCGACAATCATCTATGCCCACATGCAGGCGGTGGGCATGGTCAACGATCATGTGCTTGCATGTTTTCGCCATCGCGAATTGAGCCGGTAG